A genomic window from Micromonospora sp. WMMA1947 includes:
- a CDS encoding fused response regulator/phosphatase, with amino-acid sequence MPSAGAGLHGGVPPGERLRVLLVEDDEGDAFLVGELLAETNSMIDLLVATSLSEARQRVMGVDCVLLDLGLPDAQGLDGLRRVLEMASGAAVCVLTGRSDEHLGIVAVAEGAQDYLVKGQVDGVLLTRALRYAVERKRADENARRLREVELRQAESARLERGLLPQPLMTTDEVSVHTFYRPGRHAALIGGDFYDVVQTRPDRIDFIVGDVCGHGVDEAALGVELRVAWRALVLAGVPDDEVLPALEQVLMSERRLQEIFATVATTRLDLASARATVRLAGHPPPLLLSGGKVAPVPAKGGLLLGVRPRRPVAFDLEFDTDDWSLLMYTDGLIEGRVDGGDERLDVPGLTGLLDDPANRAVPLAELPAWLVGRAEQINGGPLADDVAMLLVTRGSGR; translated from the coding sequence GTGCCGTCGGCCGGGGCGGGGCTGCACGGCGGCGTACCGCCGGGCGAGCGGCTGCGGGTGCTGCTGGTCGAGGACGACGAAGGCGACGCCTTCCTGGTCGGCGAGCTGCTCGCCGAGACCAACTCGATGATCGACCTGCTGGTGGCCACCAGCCTCAGCGAGGCCCGGCAGCGGGTGATGGGCGTCGACTGCGTCCTGCTCGACCTGGGCCTGCCCGACGCGCAGGGCCTGGACGGGCTGCGCCGGGTGCTGGAGATGGCCAGCGGTGCGGCGGTCTGCGTACTGACCGGCCGCTCGGACGAGCACCTGGGCATCGTCGCGGTCGCCGAGGGCGCGCAGGACTACCTGGTCAAGGGCCAGGTCGACGGCGTCCTGCTGACCCGGGCACTGCGGTACGCGGTGGAGCGCAAGCGGGCCGACGAGAACGCCCGCCGGCTGCGTGAGGTGGAGCTGCGCCAGGCCGAGTCCGCCCGCCTGGAGCGCGGCCTGCTGCCGCAGCCGCTGATGACCACCGACGAGGTGTCGGTGCACACGTTCTACCGGCCCGGCCGGCACGCCGCGCTGATCGGCGGCGACTTCTACGACGTGGTGCAGACCCGGCCGGACCGGATCGATTTCATCGTCGGCGACGTCTGCGGGCACGGCGTGGACGAGGCGGCGCTCGGCGTCGAACTGCGCGTGGCCTGGCGGGCCCTGGTGCTGGCCGGGGTGCCGGACGACGAGGTGCTGCCCGCGCTGGAGCAGGTGCTGATGAGCGAGCGCCGCCTCCAGGAGATCTTCGCGACGGTGGCCACCACCCGGCTCGACCTGGCCTCGGCACGGGCCACCGTCCGCCTCGCCGGTCACCCGCCGCCGCTGCTGCTCAGCGGCGGGAAGGTCGCGCCGGTACCGGCCAAGGGCGGGTTGCTGCTGGGCGTACGGCCGCGCCGCCCGGTCGCCTTCGACCTGGAGTTCGACACCGACGACTGGTCCCTGCTGATGTACACCGACGGCCTGATCGAGGGCCGGGTGGACGGCGGGGACGAACGCCTCGACGTGCCGGGCCTGACCGGGCTGCTCGACGACCCGGCGAACCGGGCGGTGCCGCTGGCCGAGCTGCCCGCCTGGCTGGTCGGGCGGGCCGAGCAGATAAACGGCGGCCCGCTGGCCGACGACGTGGCGATGTTGCTGGTGACCCGCGGTAGCGGTCGGTGA